One segment of Candidatus Hydrogenedentota bacterium DNA contains the following:
- a CDS encoding DMT family transporter: MSKSQKQERLGFLCLLGAISLWSTVEVVTRTLHADIRPVQLAWVRFLLGGGLLCVLLPFHLRRRGLKLDRRILVFAMILSWPGVVMSNIALQYSLTAAGAAVVATVYGAAPLIVLALSRVLLGDPLTLPRIAGLASGFLGITILSFGKPSPDFSLFGVVCALVAAGSFSLWTVLVKRSAGPYAGLPVTALCCAFGVLFMTPMAWIENDGFNLRALAPHAGLVLYLAIGGTGLAYWLYFTGLEHVDATRAMSVILLKPPAAALLAWFWLGEPLTWNVLVAMALILVALYGVFVWDRNRRLRALQHPDETGRPAHSG, encoded by the coding sequence ATGAGCAAATCCCAAAAGCAAGAACGCCTGGGCTTTCTCTGCCTCCTCGGCGCCATCAGTCTCTGGAGCACCGTGGAAGTGGTGACGCGGACTCTGCATGCCGACATCCGGCCGGTGCAACTGGCGTGGGTTCGCTTTCTGCTCGGCGGCGGGCTGCTGTGCGTGCTGCTTCCGTTTCACCTGCGCCGCCGCGGGCTGAAACTTGACCGGCGCATCCTGGTATTCGCGATGATCCTGAGCTGGCCCGGGGTGGTGATGTCGAACATTGCGCTCCAGTACAGCCTGACGGCCGCGGGCGCCGCGGTCGTGGCGACGGTTTACGGGGCCGCGCCGCTTATCGTGCTGGCGCTCTCTCGTGTGCTGCTGGGCGATCCCTTGACCTTGCCGCGTATTGCCGGTCTTGCGAGTGGTTTTCTGGGCATAACCATCCTGAGTTTTGGGAAGCCTTCGCCGGATTTCTCGTTGTTTGGCGTGGTGTGCGCCCTTGTGGCGGCCGGTTCCTTCTCGCTCTGGACGGTACTCGTGAAGCGATCCGCGGGGCCCTACGCCGGCCTTCCGGTGACGGCGCTGTGCTGCGCGTTCGGCGTCTTGTTCATGACGCCGATGGCGTGGATCGAAAACGACGGCTTTAATCTGCGTGCGCTGGCCCCCCATGCGGGACTGGTGCTCTACCTTGCGATCGGGGGCACGGGCCTGGCGTACTGGCTCTATTTCACGGGGCTTGAGCACGTTGATGCCACCCGCGCCATGAGTGTAATCTTGCTCAAGCCCCCCGCCGCGGCCCTGCTGGCCTGGTTCTGGCTCGGCGAACCGCTCACCTGGAATGTGCTCGTGGCGATGGCGCTGATTCTGGTCGCGCTGTATGGCGTCTTTGTGTGGGACCGCAATCGCCGCCTTCGCGCCCTTCAACATCCGGATGAAACAGGGCGTCCCGCTCATTCCGGTTGA
- a CDS encoding substrate-binding domain-containing protein: MADPGGKRAVIGMSQCNLGEPWRVQMNEDVARAAAQHPEIQVIFKDAQNDTLTQRAHIEEFINQGVDVLICSPKEAAPLTEPLKQAYDAGIPVIVLDRAVNGDAYTQFIGADNKIIGEAVGRWVVEALGGQGKVVELKGLMTSTPGQDRHSGFRQGIEGSGIEVIFEADMKWLEPEARKEMESALARFPEIDLVYGHNDPAAHGAWLAAKAAGREQAMRFVGIDALAHEGMQYVREGILDACFEYPTGGGQAIETALQLLRGEDVPKSIVLPSRFFTPDNIEGGGEWLAAPVAE; encoded by the coding sequence ATGGCGGATCCGGGCGGAAAGCGGGCCGTGATCGGGATGAGCCAGTGCAACCTGGGCGAGCCCTGGCGCGTGCAGATGAATGAAGATGTGGCCCGCGCGGCCGCGCAGCACCCGGAGATTCAGGTGATCTTCAAGGATGCGCAGAACGACACCCTGACACAGCGCGCGCACATCGAGGAGTTCATCAACCAGGGGGTGGACGTGCTGATTTGTAGCCCGAAAGAGGCCGCGCCGCTTACCGAGCCGCTGAAGCAGGCCTACGACGCGGGGATTCCGGTCATCGTGCTGGACCGGGCGGTGAATGGCGATGCGTACACCCAGTTCATCGGCGCGGACAACAAGATCATTGGCGAGGCGGTGGGGCGCTGGGTTGTTGAGGCGCTCGGCGGCCAGGGCAAGGTCGTGGAGTTGAAAGGCCTGATGACGAGCACGCCCGGCCAGGATCGCCACAGCGGATTTCGCCAGGGGATCGAAGGTAGCGGCATTGAGGTGATTTTCGAGGCCGATATGAAGTGGCTCGAGCCCGAGGCGCGGAAGGAAATGGAGTCCGCGCTGGCGCGCTTTCCAGAGATCGACCTGGTGTACGGCCACAACGACCCTGCGGCGCACGGCGCGTGGCTCGCGGCGAAGGCGGCCGGCCGGGAACAGGCGATGCGCTTCGTGGGCATCGACGCGCTGGCCCACGAGGGGATGCAGTACGTGCGCGAGGGGATTCTGGACGCCTGTTTCGAATACCCCACGGGCGGCGGGCAGGCGATCGAGACGGCCCTGCAGCTTCTGCGGGGTGAAGACGTTCCGAAGTCCATTGTGCTCCCGTCGCGCTTCTTTACGCCGGACAACATCGAGGGGGGCGGTGAATGGCTGGCCGCGCCCGTCGCGGAGTGA
- a CDS encoding ribulose-phosphate 3-epimerase: MPSIKIAPSILSSDFSRLGEEVRAVIEAGADLIHVDVMDGHFAPNITIGPPVVASLRPHCTVPMDVHLMIADPMSYVADFANAGADMITFHVEATDHPLRVIDRIKELGCQAGIVLNPGTPEDDIEFITEHIDMVLVMTVNPGFGGQAFIPDMLRKIQNIRAMMGDRDVEVDGGIDRDTAPLVIEAGANVLVAGSYVFRNESYLEAIESLRPAT; the protein is encoded by the coding sequence GTGCCCTCCATCAAGATCGCCCCGTCCATACTTTCCAGCGATTTCAGCCGCCTCGGCGAAGAGGTCCGCGCGGTTATCGAGGCCGGGGCCGATTTGATCCATGTGGATGTCATGGACGGCCATTTCGCCCCCAACATCACCATCGGGCCGCCCGTGGTCGCCTCCCTCCGCCCCCACTGCACCGTCCCCATGGATGTCCACCTGATGATCGCGGACCCCATGTCCTACGTGGCGGACTTCGCCAATGCCGGGGCGGACATGATCACCTTCCACGTGGAAGCCACCGATCACCCCTTACGCGTAATCGACCGCATCAAGGAGCTCGGATGCCAGGCCGGTATCGTGCTCAATCCCGGCACGCCGGAAGACGACATCGAATTCATCACGGAGCACATCGACATGGTGCTCGTGATGACCGTGAATCCCGGTTTCGGCGGCCAGGCCTTCATCCCGGACATGCTCCGCAAGATCCAGAACATCCGCGCGATGATGGGTGATCGGGACGTCGAGGTCGATGGCGGCATCGACCGCGATACGGCCCCGCTGGTGATTGAGGCCGGCGCGAACGTGCTCGTCGCCGGGTCCTACGTGTTCCGCAACGAATCGTACCTCGAAGCCATCGAGTCCCTGCGCCCGGCAACCTAG
- a CDS encoding D-alanyl-D-alanine carboxypeptidase, protein MSVFAARFILAASVSALFLGAPGAVAQSLDQPSIICVEVDRDLVLYEENAQLQRPPASMIKLMLMLLVVEGYGRGDWDEDTPITVSPRAAGMGGTQVYLKANETWPLDHLMQAIAVASANDAAQAVAEGLWGSEADYLAAANARAKELGMKNTVINGVHGLPPDDGVSFDLTTASDMAKLARVCVGIPEIMSLARQKELQFRPKDATKYNTNKMLWRMEDCDGLKTGFIRAAGFCVAATAERHGRRLICVIMGSPSKYGRFQLAEDLFNRFLDDYGEIQLLAKGAPIGVGVPVANGRAPMASVAAAGDVSVMLPRHLLSQLEVSATHPERLTAPVYPMTVVGELTVSLHNQTIASVPLMVAGAVAADGWYLSIQDGVARWNGLEKLNAIAGSSEGEALPEE, encoded by the coding sequence ATGTCTGTTTTTGCTGCCCGATTCATTCTCGCGGCCTCGGTATCCGCGCTGTTTCTCGGCGCGCCCGGCGCCGTGGCGCAATCGCTTGACCAGCCCAGCATTATTTGCGTCGAGGTGGACCGGGATCTGGTGCTTTACGAAGAAAACGCCCAGCTTCAGCGCCCGCCCGCGAGCATGATCAAGTTAATGCTTATGCTACTCGTCGTCGAGGGCTACGGGCGTGGCGACTGGGACGAGGATACGCCGATTACGGTGTCGCCACGGGCCGCGGGCATGGGTGGAACCCAGGTCTACCTCAAGGCCAACGAGACGTGGCCGCTGGATCACCTTATGCAGGCGATTGCCGTGGCGTCGGCGAACGATGCCGCGCAGGCGGTGGCGGAGGGGCTCTGGGGGAGCGAGGCGGACTACCTGGCCGCGGCGAATGCGCGCGCGAAAGAGCTTGGCATGAAGAACACCGTGATCAACGGGGTGCACGGGCTGCCGCCGGATGATGGCGTCTCCTTCGACCTGACGACCGCGTCGGACATGGCGAAGCTTGCCCGGGTATGCGTGGGGATTCCGGAAATCATGTCGCTGGCGCGGCAGAAGGAACTCCAGTTTCGACCTAAAGACGCCACGAAGTACAACACAAACAAGATGCTCTGGCGCATGGAGGATTGCGACGGGCTCAAGACGGGGTTCATCCGCGCGGCGGGCTTTTGTGTGGCGGCGACCGCCGAGCGGCATGGGCGGCGGCTGATTTGCGTTATCATGGGTTCGCCGAGCAAGTACGGACGGTTTCAGCTTGCCGAGGATCTGTTCAACCGGTTTCTGGATGACTACGGCGAGATTCAGCTGCTTGCAAAGGGCGCGCCGATCGGCGTGGGGGTTCCAGTGGCCAACGGCCGCGCGCCGATGGCCTCGGTGGCGGCGGCGGGGGATGTCTCGGTCATGCTGCCGCGCCATTTGCTTTCCCAGCTTGAAGTGTCCGCCACCCATCCCGAGCGGCTGACGGCCCCGGTTTATCCGATGACGGTGGTTGGCGAGTTGACCGTGTCGCTGCACAACCAGACGATTGCGTCCGTTCCCCTGATGGTGGCCGGCGCGGTGGCGGCGGACGGCTGGTACCTGAGCATTCAGGACGGGGTGGCGCGGTGGAACGGGCTGGAGAAGCTGAACGCCATCGCGGGGTCCTCCGAAGGGGAGGCCTTACCGGAGGAATAG
- a CDS encoding ankyrin repeat domain-containing protein produces the protein MIGFRSPIFVVLFAPLALAGCSPSLHDTIGRGDIESVRAMLAEDPGRVSDTNALGKQPLQYAVMYAQREAMEALVEAGADLNARDNTGMTALHVAAMYGRKGPIRWLVSRGADALAVDDFGDRPSHLAAIYGQADAVALLHESGDDLRGRNENGMTPLDLAIKHRRTEAADRIRALIGEAGDSP, from the coding sequence ATGATTGGATTCCGCTCTCCTATCTTCGTGGTGCTGTTCGCCCCGCTGGCGTTGGCCGGATGTTCGCCATCGCTTCACGACACCATCGGCCGCGGCGATATCGAGAGCGTGCGCGCGATGCTGGCCGAGGATCCCGGGCGCGTCTCGGATACCAACGCCCTGGGCAAGCAGCCGTTGCAGTATGCCGTGATGTACGCGCAACGCGAGGCCATGGAGGCGCTTGTCGAGGCGGGCGCGGACCTGAATGCGCGGGACAACACCGGGATGACCGCGCTCCATGTTGCGGCGATGTACGGGCGCAAGGGGCCTATCCGCTGGCTTGTTTCGCGCGGCGCGGATGCGCTCGCCGTGGATGATTTTGGCGATCGCCCGAGCCATCTGGCCGCCATCTACGGGCAGGCCGACGCCGTCGCCCTGCTCCATGAAAGCGGGGATGACTTGCGTGGAAGAAATGAGAACGGGATGACGCCGCTCGATCTCGCCATCAAGCACCGGCGAACGGAAGCGGCGGACCGCATTCGGGCGCTGATCGGAGAGGCGGGCGATTCGCCCTGA
- the rnhA gene encoding ribonuclease HI encodes MDVSDGMVTIYTDGGCDPNPGIGGWGAILIFKGRERELSGSDPESTNNRMEMTAAIEALSALKRPCTVVLHTDSEYLKKGITEWLPGWKRRNWRRKGGPIKNLDLWRELDRLAGLHQVQWRWVKGHAGHHYNERCDALATAAIARAKTGCG; translated from the coding sequence ATGGATGTTAGTGACGGCATGGTGACCATCTACACGGATGGTGGATGCGATCCCAATCCGGGGATCGGGGGGTGGGGGGCCATACTGATTTTCAAAGGGCGGGAGCGGGAGCTTTCGGGCAGCGATCCGGAGAGCACGAACAACCGCATGGAAATGACGGCGGCCATAGAGGCCCTTTCGGCGCTTAAGCGCCCGTGCACGGTCGTGTTGCACACGGATTCCGAGTACCTGAAGAAGGGCATCACGGAGTGGCTACCGGGCTGGAAGCGGCGCAACTGGCGGCGCAAGGGCGGCCCGATCAAGAATCTGGACCTCTGGCGCGAGCTGGATCGGCTTGCGGGGCTTCACCAGGTCCAGTGGCGCTGGGTCAAGGGGCACGCGGGGCATCACTACAACGAACGTTGCGACGCGCTTGCGACCGCGGCGATCGCGCGCGCCAAAACGGGTTGTGGTTGA
- a CDS encoding ABC transporter permease — MEAERHGETPIGAALGSPAARALLALAAVVALGLYFHADGAFHEWRTHRDMLRQVSVYGILACGMTLVIITAGIDLSVGSVLGLVAVLFSLMTIHWGWSAWLAVPLCLAAGCACGSVSGALIARYRLQPFIVTLAMMVFARGLAKSISGGRKISTYVQHSDGSFENVPMPAVFSLIDTRVFGGNVAVVTVIFLICVASAWFLLARTRAGRYLYALGGNETAAHLSGLPLFRLKVLAYGACGFFAAVAGICQAAQETQGDPEAGAAYELTAIAIVVIGGTNLMGGRGSVLLTLLGALTIGYLEKILSLNAVGESSRLMLTGGIIVAAVLMQGRRRA; from the coding sequence ATGGAAGCTGAACGACACGGCGAAACGCCGATCGGCGCCGCGCTGGGAAGCCCGGCGGCCCGGGCGCTGTTGGCGCTTGCGGCGGTCGTGGCGCTTGGCCTGTACTTCCACGCGGATGGCGCCTTTCACGAGTGGCGGACCCACCGGGACATGCTGCGGCAGGTTTCCGTATATGGCATTCTCGCCTGCGGGATGACGCTGGTCATCATTACGGCGGGCATCGACTTGTCCGTGGGCAGCGTGCTGGGCCTGGTCGCGGTCCTGTTTTCCCTGATGACGATACACTGGGGCTGGAGTGCGTGGCTGGCCGTGCCGTTGTGCCTGGCGGCGGGTTGCGCGTGCGGATCCGTTTCCGGGGCGCTCATCGCCCGCTACCGCCTGCAACCGTTCATCGTGACGCTGGCGATGATGGTGTTTGCGCGGGGCCTCGCCAAGTCCATTTCGGGCGGGCGAAAGATCTCCACGTACGTGCAGCATTCCGACGGAAGCTTCGAGAACGTGCCCATGCCGGCGGTGTTCTCGCTCATTGACACCCGCGTGTTCGGGGGAAACGTCGCGGTCGTCACCGTCATTTTTTTGATCTGCGTCGCGTCGGCGTGGTTTCTGCTGGCGCGCACGCGCGCGGGGCGCTACCTGTACGCCCTCGGCGGCAACGAAACGGCCGCGCACCTCTCGGGCCTGCCGCTGTTTCGGCTGAAGGTGCTCGCCTATGGGGCCTGCGGGTTCTTTGCGGCGGTTGCGGGTATCTGCCAGGCCGCACAGGAGACCCAAGGCGATCCCGAGGCCGGCGCGGCCTATGAATTGACCGCCATCGCCATCGTTGTTATCGGCGGGACCAACCTTATGGGGGGGCGCGGGAGTGTGCTGCTCACTTTGCTGGGCGCCCTCACAATCGGGTATCTTGAGAAAATACTGAGCCTGAACGCCGTGGGCGAGTCCAGCCGCCTGATGTTGACGGGCGGCATTATCGTTGCCGCTGTTCTGATGCAGGGGCGTCGGCGCGCGTAG
- a CDS encoding PASTA domain-containing protein — translation MGRILLDAVSETILNFVFFLLKFAAWSIQWSVALVIFVAVMAASGYYVYTVTLQAGEPVQVPSIVNLPVNEAMIRLREQGLEMGKQDLAPHDTLPENHIISQRPAPGRVVRTGRKVYTTVSMGRDYLTAPDLANRYLENAREELETSLFRLGSVARVPDSKPRNMILAQDPPPGYDIEKGASIHLLVSDGDGQYRDYMPDLRGRPVSEIEAIMKPYNVTLVAQEVENMPGAREDVVLDQDPQPATLLFNGQVVTYKVKSSRPEPTPAPLVRATVSHEMRYDWYNRDVRIEQVDRDGNRTVLETFPASNDEVSRASRVLGSSLKVDVEYRERCRIDFYVDEIVVASYAIEDGQPPVRTTP, via the coding sequence GTGGGACGGATTCTTCTTGACGCGGTTTCGGAAACGATCCTGAACTTTGTCTTCTTCCTGCTAAAGTTCGCCGCCTGGAGCATCCAGTGGTCCGTCGCCCTGGTAATCTTCGTTGCCGTCATGGCGGCGTCCGGTTACTACGTCTACACCGTCACCCTCCAGGCGGGCGAGCCCGTACAGGTGCCGAGCATCGTCAACCTCCCCGTGAACGAGGCCATGATACGACTCCGCGAGCAGGGGCTCGAAATGGGCAAGCAGGATCTGGCCCCGCACGACACCCTGCCCGAAAACCACATCATCAGCCAGCGGCCCGCGCCCGGACGTGTCGTGCGCACGGGCCGGAAGGTCTACACCACGGTCAGTATGGGGCGCGACTACCTCACCGCGCCGGACCTCGCGAACCGCTACCTGGAAAACGCCCGCGAGGAACTCGAAACCTCTCTATTCCGCCTGGGAAGCGTTGCGCGCGTGCCCGATTCCAAGCCGCGCAACATGATTCTCGCCCAGGATCCGCCCCCCGGATACGACATCGAAAAGGGCGCGAGCATCCACCTGCTGGTCAGTGACGGCGACGGCCAATACCGCGACTATATGCCCGACCTTCGCGGAAGGCCCGTTTCCGAGATCGAGGCCATCATGAAGCCCTATAACGTAACCCTCGTCGCCCAGGAAGTCGAGAACATGCCCGGCGCCCGGGAAGACGTGGTGCTTGACCAGGATCCCCAGCCGGCGACGCTCCTGTTCAACGGCCAGGTGGTGACGTATAAAGTCAAGTCCTCCCGGCCGGAGCCCACACCCGCTCCCCTCGTTCGCGCCACGGTCAGCCACGAAATGCGCTATGACTGGTACAACCGCGACGTGCGCATCGAACAGGTGGACCGGGACGGCAACCGCACCGTGCTGGAAACCTTCCCCGCCTCCAACGACGAGGTATCGCGCGCCAGCCGCGTGCTGGGAAGTTCCCTAAAGGTCGACGTGGAGTACCGCGAACGCTGCCGCATCGACTTCTACGTCGACGAAATCGTCGTCGCATCCTACGCCATCGAAGATGGCCAGCCCCCGGTAAGAACCACGCCGTAG
- a CDS encoding PAS domain S-box protein translates to MLHSRYPRKRLILYLIPILMGLVGLQFSLLLDNSVLRGLTAMVAVAIPLISFGNLLARFQISLVERFFLLLGVVLLLVGAGLSVSGFSWGLEDGGFTPEPIAFLSRLIGIGSLMLGLVVVLYMVARTGEDVEAAAERFSYLANHIHEGFILSRVDGPVLMVNKRFLDMFGIPESEVIGQSPLSLADRFDLRGAAEHFERQGSGEADEYEVTWTVDGEERHFWFSSTPVRNRFGRQYATLATVREVTEQRRLAKRVERYAEGLQTLVEEQTQKLKQSEERFRTLLLSMNEGFLTVDGSNRIQFANKRICDLLKIRENGIIGRDILDFVDPAGRVRLLNILVRRGAMPDEEARLELNFVDTHGEPLPAMLAITYLRHGINMEPAHSLVVTDVSELIQMQHQLKQRAAELEELNEELLMHDRAKDSFLSNVSHELRTPLSTIQGYVEMLDSGSLGALESAQHSAIRVMDRNVRRLVGHLNEIIEFSRMEIRGVQISRRLMSPAYLVNETVSSFHPAALAREITLVADLAENLRPTWCDRQKMDQVLGILFNNALKFTPEGGTITARAACLPDRTFRVSVSDTGIGIRKEHHQKVFDKFFQVDSSKTRRYEGTGIGLSIAKSIVEAHGGTIALESEEGKGATFIVELPNAVFDDRWDRSSLGELGGLDVLVVDEGEAFPLALSSVLDELAVSRRQAANGYECVRELERKKPDLILLNDTISDVAGLNTLALLRQNLASDTVPVIAFSGESGERLREAGSIWGDIQFVSKPFSAQDFADALHLVSTAGDVRFESARPVRSRDEQPVAGRILVVDSDPGLLEWVETAMGRRRVLAFCASSPAQAMELVKIETPDTIFVDVDVPGVAAEEQLHRLLPYASAHGIPLYVMTGLPRRTPAPAEVAGYLRKPFNADEMISLLRHHVSVESAHQIT, encoded by the coding sequence ATGTTGCACAGCCGATACCCCAGAAAGCGCCTGATACTCTACCTGATCCCCATTTTGATGGGATTGGTCGGGCTTCAGTTTTCGCTGTTGCTGGACAACAGCGTCCTGCGTGGTCTCACGGCCATGGTTGCGGTCGCTATTCCGCTGATATCCTTTGGCAACCTGCTGGCGCGCTTTCAGATAAGTCTCGTGGAGCGCTTTTTCCTGCTGCTGGGCGTGGTGTTGCTTCTGGTTGGCGCCGGGCTGAGCGTATCCGGCTTTTCCTGGGGCCTGGAAGACGGGGGGTTCACGCCGGAACCTATCGCGTTCCTTTCGCGCCTGATCGGCATCGGCAGCCTGATGCTCGGGCTGGTGGTGGTGCTGTATATGGTGGCGCGGACCGGCGAGGACGTGGAGGCGGCGGCGGAGCGCTTCAGTTACCTGGCGAACCATATCCACGAGGGGTTTATTCTCAGCCGTGTGGATGGGCCGGTACTGATGGTGAACAAGCGCTTCCTCGACATGTTCGGAATCCCCGAGAGCGAGGTTATTGGGCAGAGCCCGCTGTCTCTCGCCGATCGCTTCGACTTGCGCGGCGCCGCGGAGCATTTCGAGCGGCAGGGATCGGGCGAAGCGGACGAATACGAAGTCACCTGGACGGTGGACGGGGAAGAGCGGCATTTCTGGTTCAGCAGCACACCGGTCCGAAACCGTTTCGGGCGGCAGTACGCCACCTTGGCGACGGTGCGCGAAGTGACCGAGCAGCGGCGTCTTGCGAAGCGCGTGGAGCGCTATGCGGAGGGGCTGCAAACCCTGGTCGAAGAGCAGACGCAGAAGCTCAAGCAGTCGGAAGAGCGCTTCCGGACACTGCTGCTGTCCATGAACGAGGGATTCCTCACGGTGGACGGGAGCAACCGCATCCAGTTTGCGAACAAGCGCATCTGCGACCTGCTGAAGATCCGGGAGAACGGGATTATCGGCCGGGATATTCTGGATTTCGTGGATCCGGCGGGCCGGGTTCGGCTGTTGAATATTCTGGTTCGCCGCGGGGCCATGCCCGACGAAGAGGCACGCCTGGAGTTGAATTTTGTGGACACGCACGGCGAGCCGCTTCCCGCCATGCTCGCGATTACGTACTTGCGCCACGGCATTAACATGGAGCCGGCGCATTCGCTGGTGGTGACGGACGTCAGCGAGCTTATTCAGATGCAGCACCAGCTGAAGCAACGCGCGGCCGAGCTGGAGGAGCTGAACGAAGAGTTGCTCATGCACGATCGCGCGAAGGACAGCTTTCTTTCAAACGTGAGCCACGAACTCCGCACCCCCCTGAGCACGATCCAGGGGTATGTGGAAATGCTCGATTCGGGCAGCCTGGGCGCGCTGGAGAGCGCGCAGCATTCGGCGATCCGGGTGATGGATCGGAACGTGCGGCGTCTCGTGGGGCACTTGAACGAGATCATCGAATTCAGCCGGATGGAGATTCGCGGCGTACAGATATCCCGCCGCCTGATGAGCCCGGCATATCTGGTGAACGAGACGGTGTCGTCGTTTCATCCGGCGGCGCTGGCGCGCGAGATCACGCTGGTGGCGGATCTGGCGGAAAACCTGCGCCCGACCTGGTGCGACCGCCAGAAGATGGACCAGGTGCTGGGCATCCTCTTTAACAACGCCCTGAAATTCACCCCGGAGGGCGGCACGATAACCGCGCGCGCGGCCTGCCTGCCCGATCGGACCTTTCGGGTTTCGGTTTCCGACACGGGCATCGGGATCCGCAAGGAACATCACCAGAAGGTGTTTGACAAGTTTTTCCAGGTCGACAGCTCCAAGACGCGCCGCTATGAGGGCACGGGTATCGGTTTGTCGATAGCGAAAAGCATCGTGGAGGCGCATGGGGGAACGATTGCCCTGGAGAGCGAGGAGGGCAAGGGCGCGACGTTCATCGTGGAACTGCCGAACGCGGTGTTCGACGATCGCTGGGACCGGAGCAGCCTGGGCGAGCTCGGCGGGCTGGATGTGCTGGTGGTGGACGAGGGAGAGGCGTTTCCGCTGGCGCTTTCGAGCGTGCTGGACGAACTGGCGGTGTCGCGGCGCCAGGCGGCCAACGGGTACGAATGCGTACGGGAGCTGGAGCGGAAGAAGCCGGATCTGATCCTGTTGAACGATACCATTAGCGATGTGGCCGGGCTGAACACGCTGGCGCTGCTTCGCCAGAATCTGGCGTCGGACACGGTCCCTGTCATAGCGTTTTCGGGGGAGTCCGGCGAGCGCCTGCGGGAGGCGGGCAGTATCTGGGGGGACATCCAATTCGTTTCCAAGCCATTCAGCGCGCAGGATTTCGCGGATGCGCTCCATCTGGTGAGCACCGCGGGGGACGTGCGTTTTGAGTCCGCCCGCCCGGTGCGGTCCCGGGACGAGCAGCCGGTCGCGGGACGGATTCTGGTGGTCGATAGCGACCCGGGCCTGCTGGAGTGGGTCGAGACGGCGATGGGCCGGCGCCGGGTGCTGGCGTTTTGCGCGAGTTCACCCGCGCAGGCCATGGAGCTGGTGAAGATCGAAACACCCGATACCATATTTGTTGATGTGGATGTGCCGGGCGTCGCCGCCGAGGAGCAGTTGCACCGGCTGCTTCCGTATGCGTCCGCGCACGGCATTCCCCTGTACGTAATGACCGGTTTGCCCCGGCGAACGCCGGCGCCGGCGGAGGTGGCGGGCTACCTTCGCAAGCCGTTTAACGCGGACGAAATGATCAGCCTGTTGCGCCACCACGTTTCTGTGGAAAGCGCGCACCAGATAACTTAG